The bacterium sequence ACAACATCAGACAATCCTCAATTTTGGCTAAGTCGAAAAATCGAACTTAGATGGGTCATTGTCTTGCTGGCGCTGGCTTTGCTTGTGAGATGTTCTAACCTTGTTTATCGGGTACCCATTTGGGGTGATGAACCTTCATATCGAATGATAGCTGTGAATATCCTCGAAGGAAAGGGGTTCCAAGAAGGACATTATTATGCATGGCGTTACCCCGGATACTGTTATTTCATAGCGGGAACTTTATTGCTCGAAAAGCAAACTGGCTCGGAGCCGTTCGCAGCAAGAACCACGGTTGCGGCACAAATTCTGATGTCTGTTTTAGGATGCTATCTACTTTATAGGTTGATAAAACAGATTTTTGGGACACGAGCAGCGTTGATAGCTTTAGCTCTGATAACCTTTTATATCCCCCAAATACGCCTTCCTGGACGGCTATTTTCCGAGAACCTCTCATTGCCGCTCTTTCTTTTGTTTTGGTGCATTTACATATCGTTCAGAAAGCGTCCGAGTTTTCTGAACGTCTTAGGAATGGGTGTCTGTGCCGGAGTGGTCGGATTATGCCGAGAAACGGCTCTTGCATTTATACTTGTTGTACTTATCGCAGAGCTGGCGACTAGGATGCGAGCCGTTAGGCTATCTGCGCTTGCTCCGATTCTAGGGGTATTTCTATTTCTTGGGCTAACGCTTTCGCCATGGTTGATTCGCAACTATCTTCTATTTCATAAGATAACATCAATTACCACTAACGCGCCGATTAACATTTACTATGGCGCTCAACCTAATGCAACCGGCTTTTGCACGATGGACAATCTTGGTCCACCCTACAGCTTGGTATTGGTTGAGCCTCCAAATACTTCCCATCGGCACGATCCTGCTAATGGAATATATGAGGAAATTGAGGTTGGGCGTTCTCAACTCCAGGCATCTATTGATTACGTTCGCCACAATCCGCTCGCCTGGACGCTTTTAGGGTTTAAGAAAGCTGCCTACTCCTGGGTGCTTCCTTCAATGACTTTCTTCAACCCACAATCAAAAACAGAACAGGTATTCGCTCATATTTGGGATGCTAATTATTTACTAATCCTCATCCCAGGTTTGATGGGCGCTTGGCGCTTAAGACGACGCTTCTTTGAGCTATTACCTGGGTATAGCACTTTAATAGTGCCTACTTTTCTTTCGATACTGACTGTAGTATTGACGCGATATCGTATGCCAACCGATTTTGGGCTTATCTTATTTGCGAGTGTTCAATATGCTTTTTGGTGGGAAGGTCGACTTTCTCGCTCATCAAAGACGGAACTTGCAGACGCTTCTTTAAGTTAGGGGACTAAAAATGACGTTAATGCAGCAGGAAAT is a genomic window containing:
- a CDS encoding glycosyltransferase family 39 protein; translated protein: MHSDTTSDNPQFWLSRKIELRWVIVLLALALLVRCSNLVYRVPIWGDEPSYRMIAVNILEGKGFQEGHYYAWRYPGYCYFIAGTLLLEKQTGSEPFAARTTVAAQILMSVLGCYLLYRLIKQIFGTRAALIALALITFYIPQIRLPGRLFSENLSLPLFLLFWCIYISFRKRPSFLNVLGMGVCAGVVGLCRETALAFILVVLIAELATRMRAVRLSALAPILGVFLFLGLTLSPWLIRNYLLFHKITSITTNAPINIYYGAQPNATGFCTMDNLGPPYSLVLVEPPNTSHRHDPANGIYEEIEVGRSQLQASIDYVRHNPLAWTLLGFKKAAYSWVLPSMTFFNPQSKTEQVFAHIWDANYLLILIPGLMGAWRLRRRFFELLPGYSTLIVPTFLSILTVVLTRYRMPTDFGLILFASVQYAFWWEGRLSRSSKTELADASLS